The Euphorbia lathyris chromosome 2, ddEupLath1.1, whole genome shotgun sequence genome includes a window with the following:
- the LOC136220974 gene encoding uncharacterized protein has translation MRCKKHPADLTTTVGVCASCLRERLLAIVVAQNHPQHPQLARHHSIAAAAFDDSRKSDAQQPPPPPPPPLLFPRSVSPYVARRKSDGASQHHHLRFYSTPQVGPGSTGVAAFNNSRTFRNKQGRFSLLSKLFRSRSEKFNPDPSASAPGIPSRNSTEAASSSSPSWFSNMFSPQRKKHSTAEYSGVAGRKPRRRMDRGMSPAREADCEEDFQDCDRSPSGSGSSSDSSHWWKRTPVSTTSAVRRGKAGHMSGLAFCLSPLVRASPNRHWNQKGGLPPDMGFPGDIRAPGKPHLSTAASFCANRSRKLCDFGRVNHNR, from the coding sequence ATGAGGTGTAAAAAGCACCCCGCCGACCTCACTACAACTGTCGGTGTCTGCGCTTCTTGCCTCCGTGAACGTCTTCTTGCTATCGTTGTCGCACAGAATCATCCGCAACATCCTCAATTAGCTAGGCACCATTCAATCGCTGCTGCTGCCTTTGATGATAGCCGGAAGTCTGATGCTCAAcaacctcctcctcctcctcctcctccactTCTATTCCCTCGCTCTGTTTCTCCTTACGTTGCTCGTCGGAAATCCGACGGCGCATCTCAACATCATCACCTCCGATTCTACAGTACTCCTCAAGTTGGCCCGGGTTCTACCGGTGTAGCTGCTTTTAATAACTCAAGAACCTTCAGAAACAAACAAGGAAGGTTTTCTCTTTTGTCTAAGCTATTTAGGTCTAGATCCGAGAAGTTTAATCCCGATCCTTCTGCTTCTGCTCCTGGAATTCCTTCTCGTAATTCAACTGAGGCGGCATCGTCTTCGTCGCCTTCGTGGTTCTCTAACATGTTTTCTCCTCAACGGAAAAAGCATTCCACCGCAGAATACTCCGGTGTTGCAGGCCGTAAACCTCGTCGACGGATGGATCGAGGAATGTCGCCGGCTAGGGAGGCCGATTGCGAAGAGGATTTTCAAGATTGCGATCGGTCTCCATCGGGAAGTGGATCCTCGTCGGATTCATCTCACTGGTGGAAGAGGACACCGGTATCAACAACAAGTGCGGTGAGACGCGGGAAGGCAGGACATATGTCGGGATTAGCTTTTTGCTTGAGTCCTCTGGTGAGAGCGAGTCCTAACAGGCACTGGAATCAGAAAGGAGGTTTGCCTCCGGACATGGGATTTCCCGGCGACATTAGAGCACCAGGGAAGCCTCATTTGTCAACAGCGGCGTCATTTTGTGCGAATCGGTCGAGGAAGCTTTGCGATTTCGGAAGAGTCAATCACAACCGTTGA